The following proteins are encoded in a genomic region of Variovorax paradoxus:
- a CDS encoding ProQ/FINO family protein produces the protein MTDTATPQEEIQEVQPAEAEGAAQQPRADGRPPRQPRQPRQQQQQKQKPKQAAPQQQAARSRKVHPALEKLFELYPNMFGARFLPLKLGVFQDLLEKHPDDFKKDDLKVALGLHARSTRYLEAVAAGLARHDLDGNAVEPVAPEHVHHAILELHRRRAQRTGEDLRPQLVARIARAVEASGLDREAYAVLVRSRDEDTNAVLDEALAELAQQAAKREALLRAFEASGRDSEQAFAEMYGMDADEVARTLARARAERQPAPPAA, from the coding sequence ATGACCGACACCGCCACGCCTCAAGAAGAAATCCAGGAAGTCCAGCCGGCGGAAGCCGAGGGCGCTGCCCAGCAGCCCCGTGCCGATGGGCGCCCGCCTCGCCAACCACGCCAGCCCCGGCAGCAGCAACAGCAAAAACAAAAGCCGAAGCAGGCCGCGCCGCAGCAACAGGCGGCACGCTCGCGCAAGGTGCACCCCGCGCTCGAGAAACTGTTCGAGCTTTACCCCAACATGTTCGGCGCGCGCTTCCTGCCGCTCAAGCTCGGCGTGTTCCAGGACCTGCTCGAAAAGCACCCCGACGATTTCAAGAAGGACGACCTGAAGGTCGCCCTTGGCCTGCACGCGCGCTCCACCCGCTACCTGGAAGCGGTGGCGGCGGGCCTTGCGCGCCACGATCTCGACGGCAACGCGGTCGAACCCGTCGCGCCCGAGCACGTGCACCACGCCATCCTGGAGCTGCACCGCCGCCGCGCGCAGCGCACCGGCGAAGACCTGCGCCCGCAACTGGTGGCACGCATCGCCCGCGCCGTCGAAGCCTCGGGCCTCGACCGCGAAGCCTACGCGGTGCTGGTGCGCTCGCGCGACGAAGACACCAATGCCGTGCTCGACGAAGCGCTGGCCGAACTCGCGCAGCAGGCCGCCAAGCGCGAGGCGCTGCTGCGGGCGTTCGAGGCCAGCGGGCGCGACAGCGAACAGGCTTTTGCCGAGATGTACGGCATGGATGCCGACGAGGTCGCTCGCACGCTCGCACGCGCACGCGCCGAGCGCCAGCCGGCGCCTCCGGCGGCCTGA
- the htpX gene encoding protease HtpX, with product MKRILLFVLTNVMVVAVLGIVASLLGVNRFLTANGLNLTALLGFALIMGFGGAIISLLISKPMAKWTAGLRMIDNPQSPDEAWIVATVRKFADKAGIGMPEVAIFEGEPNAFATGAFKNSSLVAVSTGLLQGMTREEVEAVIGHEVAHIANGDMVTMTLIQGVMNTFVVFLSRVIGYAVDSFLRRGDDRSSGPGIGYYVSTIVLDIVLGFAAAIVVAWFSRQREFRADAGAAALMGNRQPMMNALARLGGMPAGELPKAVEAMGITGSIGKLFATHPPIEERIAALQNAR from the coding sequence TTGAAACGTATCCTTCTGTTCGTTTTGACCAATGTGATGGTCGTTGCAGTGCTCGGCATCGTCGCCAGCCTGCTCGGCGTCAACCGCTTCCTCACGGCCAACGGGCTGAACCTGACGGCACTGCTCGGCTTTGCGCTGATCATGGGCTTTGGCGGCGCGATCATTTCGCTGCTGATCAGCAAGCCCATGGCCAAGTGGACGGCCGGCCTGCGCATGATCGACAACCCCCAGTCGCCCGACGAAGCCTGGATCGTCGCCACCGTGCGCAAGTTTGCCGACAAGGCCGGCATCGGCATGCCCGAGGTCGCGATCTTCGAAGGCGAGCCCAATGCCTTCGCCACCGGCGCCTTCAAGAACTCGTCGCTGGTGGCGGTGTCCACCGGCCTGCTGCAGGGCATGACGCGTGAAGAGGTCGAGGCCGTCATCGGCCACGAAGTGGCGCACATCGCCAACGGCGACATGGTCACGATGACGCTGATCCAGGGCGTGATGAACACCTTCGTGGTGTTCCTCTCGCGCGTGATCGGCTACGCGGTCGACAGCTTTCTTCGCCGCGGCGACGACCGCTCCTCGGGCCCCGGCATCGGCTACTACGTGAGCACCATCGTGCTGGACATCGTGCTGGGCTTTGCGGCGGCCATCGTGGTGGCCTGGTTCTCGCGCCAGCGCGAGTTCCGCGCCGACGCCGGCGCCGCCGCGCTGATGGGCAACCGCCAGCCGATGATGAACGCGCTCGCCCGCCTGGGCGGCATGCCGGCCGGCGAACTGCCGAAGGCGGTCGAAGCGATGGGCATCACGGGCAGCATCGGCAAGCTGTTTGCCACGCACCCGCCGATCGAAGAGCGCATTGCGGCGCTGCAGAACGCGCGCTGA
- the pyrC gene encoding dihydroorotase, whose translation MTDTLTITRPDDWHLHVRDGAALEAVVPHSARQFGRALIMPNLRPPVTTAAQATAYRDRIRAAVPQGTAFEPVMSLYLTDKLPPEEISLAAAAGVRALKLYPAGATTNSDAGVTDIRHTYKTLEAMQKHGLLLLVHGEVTDPAIDLFDREAVFIDRVMIPLRRDFPELKVVFEHLTTKEGAHYVRDAGRFTAATITAHHLLYNRNAIFTGGIRPHYYCLPVLKRETHRVALVEAATSGSDRFFLGTDSAPHPAHLKEHALGCAGCYTALTAIELYAEAFDGVNALDKLEGFASFHGPDFYDLPRNSGTITLKRESWTVPETVPYGEATLKPLRGGETVAWRLA comes from the coding sequence ATGACAGACACCCTCACCATCACCCGCCCGGACGACTGGCACCTGCACGTGCGCGACGGCGCCGCCCTCGAAGCCGTGGTGCCGCACAGCGCACGCCAGTTCGGCCGCGCGCTGATCATGCCGAACCTGCGGCCCCCCGTGACCACCGCGGCGCAGGCCACGGCCTATCGCGATCGCATTCGTGCGGCGGTGCCGCAAGGCACGGCCTTCGAGCCCGTGATGTCGCTCTACCTGACGGACAAGCTGCCGCCCGAGGAAATCTCCCTTGCCGCCGCTGCCGGCGTGCGCGCGCTCAAGCTCTACCCGGCCGGCGCCACCACCAACAGCGATGCCGGCGTGACCGACATCCGCCACACCTACAAGACGCTCGAAGCCATGCAGAAGCACGGCCTGCTGCTGCTGGTGCACGGCGAAGTGACCGACCCGGCCATCGACCTGTTCGACCGCGAGGCTGTCTTCATCGACCGCGTGATGATTCCGCTGCGCCGCGATTTCCCCGAACTCAAGGTGGTGTTCGAGCACCTCACCACGAAAGAGGGCGCTCACTACGTGCGCGACGCCGGGCGCTTCACGGCCGCCACCATCACCGCGCACCACCTGCTGTACAACCGCAACGCCATCTTCACTGGCGGCATTCGCCCGCACTACTACTGCCTGCCCGTGCTCAAGCGCGAGACGCACCGCGTGGCGCTGGTCGAAGCGGCCACCAGCGGCAGCGACCGCTTCTTTTTGGGCACCGACAGCGCGCCGCACCCGGCCCACCTGAAGGAGCATGCGCTCGGCTGCGCCGGTTGCTACACCGCGCTGACCGCCATCGAGCTCTATGCCGAGGCCTTCGACGGCGTGAACGCGCTCGACAAGCTCGAGGGCTTCGCGAGCTTCCACGGACCCGACTTCTACGACCTGCCGCGCAACAGCGGCACCATCACGCTGAAGCGCGAAAGCTGGACCGTGCCCGAGACGGTGCCTTATGGCGAGGCCACGCTCAAGCCGCTGCGCGGTGGTGAAACGGTCGCCTGGAGACTCGCATGA
- a CDS encoding DUF3025 domain-containing protein gives MSLAAIDWAQPWLAPYRAIGEATAHAALHSSVAVALQQSAAPDSLPVFVPQLDLPAGQAYEAHIFQNRTVPTRDNLHDFFNGLVWLAFPEAKRRLNELQAAEIARTGIASTRGPLRDALTLFDENGAVLEAPAALWKALAARDWHSLFVTQRALWAEARLLVFGHALLEKLTTPRKAVTAHVLLPLPEAGGLPAFDDRALARNLDPEYLVRKPFVPLPVLGVPGWWPENESAHFYDDAKVFRPGP, from the coding sequence TTGAGCCTCGCGGCGATCGATTGGGCGCAGCCCTGGCTTGCGCCTTATCGCGCCATCGGCGAGGCGACGGCCCACGCTGCACTTCACAGCTCCGTGGCGGTCGCGCTGCAGCAGAGCGCGGCGCCGGATTCCTTGCCCGTTTTCGTGCCGCAACTGGACCTGCCCGCCGGCCAGGCGTACGAAGCGCACATCTTCCAGAACCGCACCGTGCCCACACGCGACAACCTGCACGACTTCTTCAACGGCCTGGTCTGGCTCGCTTTTCCGGAAGCCAAGCGCCGCCTCAATGAGCTGCAGGCCGCGGAGATCGCCCGCACGGGCATCGCCTCCACGCGCGGCCCGCTGCGCGATGCGCTCACGCTTTTCGACGAGAACGGCGCCGTGCTCGAGGCGCCCGCGGCGTTGTGGAAAGCACTGGCCGCGCGCGACTGGCATTCGCTTTTCGTGACGCAGCGCGCGCTGTGGGCCGAGGCGCGCCTGCTGGTGTTCGGCCATGCGCTGCTCGAGAAACTCACCACGCCGCGCAAAGCAGTCACCGCGCATGTGCTGCTGCCTTTGCCGGAGGCGGGCGGGCTGCCGGCGTTCGACGACCGGGCGCTCGCGCGCAACCTCGATCCGGAATATCTGGTGCGGAAACCCTTCGTTCCGCTGCCGGTGCTCGGCGTGCCGGGCTGGTGGCCGGAGAACGAATCGGCCCATTTCTACGACGACGCGAAGGTCTTCCGGCCCGGGCCGTAG
- a CDS encoding NYN domain-containing protein: MTPTPRVMLLIDADNVSADVIEQAVQRTLSEYGAVHVRRAYCNAETALKQQALFKRLSVRPMVNISAGKNSTDIALAVDAIDLVMAERPDVVVLVSSDSDFAPLVIRLREKGCRVCGLGQQGKTGEETVTVYDEFTDLRHHGAPVAPRAAPAKKAAAKVAAKRAPAKSGKTGNTEAAPARKTAAKTAAKTPARKTAKAAKPAQPPSEAAEFILQAAPALRSGADVPLNDVAQALRAAGLLGKHGSSLKLFDKLPAEFAVLQHPDRIRWTGAPAP; encoded by the coding sequence ATGACACCGACGCCGCGCGTGATGCTGCTGATCGATGCCGACAACGTCTCGGCCGACGTGATCGAGCAGGCCGTGCAGCGAACCCTGTCCGAATACGGCGCGGTTCATGTGCGCCGTGCCTACTGCAACGCCGAAACCGCGCTCAAGCAGCAGGCGCTCTTCAAGCGGCTGTCGGTGCGGCCGATGGTCAATATCTCGGCCGGCAAGAACAGCACCGACATCGCGCTCGCCGTGGATGCCATCGACCTTGTCATGGCCGAGCGCCCCGATGTGGTGGTGCTGGTGTCTTCCGATTCCGACTTTGCGCCGCTCGTGATTCGCCTGCGCGAAAAGGGATGCCGCGTGTGCGGCCTCGGCCAGCAGGGCAAGACCGGCGAAGAGACCGTGACGGTCTACGACGAGTTCACCGACCTGCGGCACCATGGTGCGCCGGTCGCGCCGCGCGCCGCGCCTGCAAAGAAGGCTGCGGCCAAGGTGGCCGCCAAGCGCGCCCCCGCGAAGAGCGGCAAGACGGGCAACACCGAAGCCGCGCCGGCGCGCAAGACCGCCGCCAAGACGGCGGCAAAAACGCCGGCCCGGAAAACGGCCAAGGCGGCCAAGCCCGCGCAGCCGCCCTCCGAAGCCGCCGAGTTCATCCTGCAGGCGGCGCCCGCGCTGCGAAGCGGTGCCGACGTGCCGCTCAACGACGTGGCGCAGGCATTGCGCGCGGCCGGGCTGCTGGGCAAGCACGGCAGTTCGCTCAAGCTCTTCGACAAGCTCCCGGCGGAGTTCGCCGTTCTGCAGCACCCCGACCGCATCCGCTGGACAGGGGCTCCCGCGCCTTGA